One Lactobacillus crispatus DNA segment encodes these proteins:
- a CDS encoding MFS transporter has translation MGMQVIILNLTTLIGGNIGTGLFGIKDTALIWFAMLGLVLYPALIWFMISILSFSDNRASNKKQVECSAKNIVSFFRKRNFWILLLLNVSYDCGTQFILIYWSIIYVEKLGFNLSLVYTLFMCALILGSVLFSKISTSVNSKNLTLLNTVCMIGAFVLSGTLENKYILFCLFLLIELLMGMMSGQISATSNEAIYGKSNKSTMLSTISFIAEILVSVSLFISNSIMKVFENLNVMFFVSAIYFGIVLLTIPLIKENKDVRQNMAKNVSKS, from the coding sequence ATGGGGATGCAAGTAATTATTTTGAATTTAACCACATTAATCGGTGGAAATATTGGGACTGGGCTATTTGGAATTAAAGATACTGCACTGATATGGTTCGCAATGCTTGGACTTGTGTTATATCCAGCCCTTATTTGGTTTATGATAAGTATCCTATCCTTTTCAGATAATAGAGCTTCTAATAAAAAACAAGTTGAATGTAGCGCTAAAAATATTGTTAGTTTTTTTAGGAAAAGAAACTTCTGGATATTATTGTTGCTAAATGTGAGTTATGATTGTGGAACGCAATTTATCCTTATCTATTGGTCAATTATTTATGTTGAAAAATTGGGTTTTAATCTTTCGCTGGTTTACACGTTATTTATGTGTGCATTAATTCTAGGATCAGTTTTATTTAGTAAAATTTCTACTTCTGTTAATTCAAAGAATCTTACTTTATTGAATACTGTGTGCATGATTGGTGCATTTGTATTAAGTGGAACTCTAGAAAATAAATATATACTGTTTTGTCTTTTTCTATTAATTGAACTATTGATGGGAATGATGTCGGGACAAATTTCAGCTACTAGTAATGAGGCTATTTATGGAAAAAGCAATAAGTCAACTATGCTTTCGACTATTTCATTTATTGCAGAGATCTTGGTTAGTGTTTCATTGTTCATAAGTAATAGCATTATGAAAGTATTTGAAAATCTAAATGTGATGTTCTTTGTATCAGCAATATATTTTGGAATTGTTTTATTAACCATACCATTAATAAAGGAGAACAAAGATGTTAGACAAAACATGGCAAAAAATGTATCAAAAAGCTAA
- a CDS encoding MFS transporter: MRLKSVSFKIAILFLVFTAVFTLFRSSMSGIFSLFYAKNGIPDANIGSIKSFQNIGIMFGLLPAGYLADKIGRLKVLALSSSVIATSFFILILFRNFFFFSTAELLYSIGLALNSGTLLAYVTDLQEQTNGDASNYFEFNHINRWKYWDWAIWN, from the coding sequence ATGAGATTAAAGAGTGTAAGTTTTAAAATTGCAATTTTATTTTTAGTTTTTACAGCAGTTTTTACACTTTTCCGATCATCAATGTCAGGAATTTTTTCATTATTTTATGCTAAAAATGGAATCCCGGATGCAAATATTGGTTCAATAAAATCTTTTCAAAATATCGGTATTATGTTTGGACTCCTTCCAGCTGGATATTTGGCAGATAAAATTGGAAGATTGAAAGTTCTAGCTCTGTCATCTTCAGTTATTGCCACGAGTTTTTTCATTCTAATTCTTTTTAGAAACTTCTTTTTCTTTTCAACGGCAGAGCTTTTATATAGTATTGGCTTAGCACTTAATTCAGGTACTTTACTTGCCTATGTAACTGACTTACAGGAGCAAACTAATGGGGATGCAAGTAATTATTTTGAATTTAACCACATTAATCGGTGGAAATATTGGGACTGGGCTATTTGGAATTAA
- a CDS encoding alpha/beta hydrolase: MQRSDIETELGKINFAYRKGDPLVVFLNGFGSFDTAQSFSKVIEALPNKYGYFASDYLNSGFSGKSLKDYTVSDEATKLAKIINDFNAKKVIILAHSIGGVYAMQMKDKINNLKAFVGIEPTTREIMLNPPKEPAYIEKNKNMAKLQEKIEADLREIFTPEENKKFWTTTEQNAKKFDEKDNLKAQAAYENDSFWKNTTRISDRTPSVVITEKYRENEYMRSEYVSNNSQSKVVVMGDSHYIHFEYPKKIAEIVEEVIDF; the protein is encoded by the coding sequence ATGCAAAGAAGCGATATTGAAACTGAATTAGGCAAGATTAATTTTGCCTATCGAAAGGGAGATCCATTAGTTGTTTTTTTGAATGGCTTTGGTAGTTTTGATACAGCACAATCTTTTTCAAAAGTAATTGAAGCTTTGCCCAATAAGTATGGCTATTTTGCATCAGATTATTTGAATAGTGGCTTTAGTGGCAAGTCTTTAAAGGACTATACAGTATCAGACGAAGCTACTAAATTAGCTAAAATTATTAACGATTTTAATGCAAAAAAAGTTATAATTTTGGCTCATAGCATTGGCGGTGTGTATGCTATGCAAATGAAAGATAAAATCAATAATTTGAAGGCTTTTGTAGGAATTGAGCCAACTACTAGAGAAATCATGTTAAATCCTCCAAAGGAACCAGCTTATATTGAGAAAAATAAAAACATGGCAAAACTTCAAGAAAAAATTGAAGCTGATCTTAGAGAAATTTTTACTCCAGAAGAAAATAAAAAGTTTTGGACAACTACAGAGCAAAATGCGAAGAAATTTGATGAAAAGGATAATTTAAAAGCACAAGCAGCCTACGAAAATGATTCGTTTTGGAAAAATACTACCAGGATAAGTGATAGAACACCAAGTGTTGTTATTACAGAGAAGTATCGTGAAAATGAATATATGCGGTCAGAATACGTTTCAAATAATTCGCAATCTAAAGTTGTAGTTATGGGTGATTCACATTATATTCATTTTGAATATCCAAAGAAAATTGCAGAAATAGTTGAAGAAGTTATAGATTTTTAA
- a CDS encoding GNAT family N-acetyltransferase, with translation MCHTAFVLHKFLTKNKEIELVLPETWQAKDLFDQLQKNLTEFSKWLVWANKIDSVQKEADSIKMFQQKMVDGTAFNLVILVDGQPAGMIDLHNLNHESGEVGYWLSNDFQHLGIMTESVEFLKKYAFEQLKLDYLILRTHPKNSASQNVAKRSSFVYLKDDENGHKVFVLRNN, from the coding sequence ATGTGTCATACTGCTTTTGTTTTACATAAATTTCTAACTAAAAATAAAGAAATCGAATTAGTTCTTCCAGAGACTTGGCAAGCAAAAGACTTATTTGATCAACTTCAAAAAAATCTTACTGAGTTTTCTAAGTGGTTAGTTTGGGCCAACAAAATTGATTCTGTTCAAAAAGAAGCCGATTCAATTAAAATGTTTCAACAAAAAATGGTTGATGGTACAGCATTCAACCTAGTTATTTTAGTTGATGGACAGCCAGCTGGCATGATTGACTTACATAATTTGAATCATGAATCTGGCGAAGTAGGATATTGGCTTTCTAATGATTTTCAACATTTAGGAATTATGACTGAATCTGTCGAATTTCTTAAGAAATACGCATTTGAACAGTTGAAGCTTGATTATTTGATTTTAAGAACTCATCCTAAGAATTCCGCTAGTCAGAATGTAGCTAAGCGAAGTAGTTTCGTGTATTTAAAAGATGATGAAAATGGGCATAAGGTATTTGTGCTAAGAAATAATTAA
- a CDS encoding fibronectin type III domain-containing protein, translating into MKINKYLIATSLAGAFVLFLNTNSSTVQAATIQIPTQGTSYVRKGNTYKLHLKEAGRVTVNTNAKIRIYNSIDWEAIPYSTDKKNTKEYYLRSGNYKVVAKNPGSRKIRISYTKLTKLRKQLDDYTIYRTTNSYTYSPEISLGQEVKGFSDMFSSYKNSTYHSYTLKVDKSQKLTMGMNSMPVYYNGHRTIITMQSKNGFSYYLPSSMFNGRQDNKKITWYVAKGEYKLNIQTRGLFNFKITGENTDQVPVKNEVTKLTPVKDGLQVDFTKSEGATEYVIYINSGSGYIPAAVPRIKASESLSTVIPSKSLVNGKTYQVAVLPINRANGFDINGELSDAKTIDYHAVTDNKNVPDKIPVDISYYDDNGSDEPYIDIKWPVNKNISSYEVQYRLKGQSEWQSFLSSSSNGDEITSSSDKNSICYFEKGKTYEIRVRGLNSNIVGPWSDIKTVTVNVTPAGN; encoded by the coding sequence ATGAAAATTAATAAATATCTGATTGCAACTTCATTGGCAGGAGCATTTGTACTATTTTTAAATACAAATTCTTCTACTGTTCAAGCTGCTACGATCCAAATTCCGACTCAAGGCACAAGTTATGTACGCAAAGGCAACACTTATAAGCTTCATTTAAAAGAAGCTGGTAGAGTAACAGTTAATACAAATGCCAAGATCAGAATCTACAATAGTATTGATTGGGAGGCCATTCCTTATTCAACCGATAAGAAAAATACTAAAGAGTATTATCTTAGATCCGGAAATTACAAAGTAGTTGCTAAGAATCCGGGATCAAGAAAAATTAGAATTAGTTATACTAAATTGACTAAACTTAGAAAACAGTTAGATGATTATACAATTTACCGCACTACAAACAGCTATACTTATAGTCCTGAAATTTCATTAGGACAAGAGGTAAAGGGATTTTCTGACATGTTTAGTAGCTATAAAAATAGCACGTATCATAGTTACACATTAAAAGTTGATAAGTCACAAAAATTAACTATGGGCATGAACTCGATGCCGGTTTATTACAATGGTCATAGAACAATCATTACTATGCAAAGTAAGAATGGCTTTAGTTATTACCTGCCATCTTCAATGTTCAATGGTAGACAAGATAATAAAAAGATAACTTGGTATGTCGCAAAAGGTGAGTACAAATTAAACATTCAAACTCGTGGTTTATTTAATTTCAAAATAACAGGTGAAAATACTGACCAAGTACCAGTCAAAAATGAAGTTACAAAGTTGACACCAGTAAAAGACGGATTGCAAGTTGATTTTACTAAGTCTGAAGGTGCGACTGAATATGTCATCTATATAAATAGTGGCAGTGGCTATATTCCTGCTGCTGTGCCAAGAATTAAAGCAAGTGAATCATTAAGCACGGTAATTCCATCTAAGAGCCTTGTTAATGGTAAGACATATCAAGTCGCTGTTTTACCTATCAATCGTGCGAACGGATTTGATATTAATGGTGAACTTTCTGATGCAAAGACGATCGATTATCATGCTGTAACGGATAATAAGAATGTGCCAGATAAAATCCCAGTTGATATCAGCTATTATGATGATAATGGTAGTGATGAACCATACATCGATATTAAATGGCCGGTTAATAAAAATATTAGTAGTTATGAAGTTCAATATCGCTTAAAAGGTCAGAGTGAATGGCAAAGTTTCTTATCATCATCAAGTAATGGTGATGAAATTACATCCAGCTCTGATAAAAATAGTATTTGCTATTTCGAAAAAGGTAAGACATATGAGATACGTGTCCGTGGCCTCAACAGTAATATAGTTGGTCCATGGTCGGATATAAAGACAGTAACGGTAAACGTAACACCAGCTGGTAATTAA
- a CDS encoding DUF6176 family protein, translating to MTKVELTRFRIKKGKEEKAQEWMDFLNDHHTDTVATMAGEKMYVESVFKEKNPDGYTYFYWYSVQGEGGNAVEESESYIDKKHLEYWDECIDMEYKPVDMKLEENLIAPAVERIIGQNTEN from the coding sequence ATGACTAAGGTAGAATTAACGCGTTTTAGAATTAAAAAAGGAAAAGAAGAAAAAGCACAAGAATGGATGGATTTTTTGAATGATCATCACACTGATACTGTGGCCACAATGGCTGGTGAAAAGATGTACGTGGAAAGTGTCTTTAAGGAGAAAAATCCAGATGGATATACATATTTTTACTGGTATTCAGTTCAAGGAGAAGGCGGAAATGCCGTTGAAGAGTCAGAAAGTTATATCGATAAGAAACATCTTGAATATTGGGATGAATGTATTGATATGGAGTATAAGCCAGTTGACATGAAGCTAGAAGAGAACTTAATTGCACCGGCTGTTGAAAGAATAATTGGGCAAAATACAGAAAATTAG
- a CDS encoding MazG-like family protein, whose amino-acid sequence MIIDTKKLQKAVIENKKKHNFNTTDVKFELLLLYGEVNELFQAWLKEDQENINEELADVAIFLLGISEMLGSDLGEDIVKKMVINAKRKYINGKKIINDD is encoded by the coding sequence ATGATTATTGATACCAAGAAACTTCAAAAAGCCGTTATTGAGAACAAGAAAAAACATAATTTTAATACCACTGATGTGAAGTTTGAACTGCTATTATTGTATGGTGAAGTAAATGAACTGTTTCAAGCTTGGCTAAAAGAAGACCAAGAAAATATCAATGAAGAATTAGCAGATGTAGCCATTTTTCTATTAGGAATCTCTGAAATGCTTGGCAGTGATCTGGGAGAAGATATTGTTAAGAAAATGGTGATTAATGCAAAGCGAAAATACATTAATGGAAAGAAGATAATCAATGATGACTAA
- a CDS encoding DUF2785 domain-containing protein produces the protein MDLEILKRKLSNSQSQYSNEEVNWFFENIGNSKSEIRDDLVCNSWGAGFFEGKFTKKQVVFLINEIEERNLLFYCIKESGEATLTRSFTCLLWDLIIRTNNDKHSRYYQVLNKNEEQQVFKNLINYLANEHDFTGFSKKYGWVHAIAHCSDALADSVICDDFDHKMVNAFLLAVKEMLNKVDRRFIDGEEYWLADVFVNGFKANKINSDNFVNWIKSFAFDPYSDELLEYYRFNNLKSLLQDIYVKLNSISLLDLNVKEIVEKKFNSEY, from the coding sequence ATGGATTTAGAAATATTAAAACGAAAATTGAGTAATTCCCAATCTCAATATTCAAACGAAGAAGTGAACTGGTTTTTTGAAAATATTGGAAACTCTAAAAGTGAAATACGGGATGATTTAGTATGTAATAGTTGGGGTGCTGGCTTTTTTGAAGGAAAATTTACCAAAAAACAAGTTGTATTTTTAATAAATGAAATTGAAGAAAGAAATCTTTTGTTTTATTGCATTAAAGAAAGTGGAGAAGCAACGTTAACTAGATCGTTTACATGCTTGTTATGGGATTTAATTATTCGAACCAATAATGATAAACATTCTCGTTATTATCAGGTTTTAAATAAAAATGAAGAGCAACAAGTATTTAAAAACTTAATCAATTATTTGGCTAATGAGCATGATTTTACTGGTTTTTCAAAAAAATATGGTTGGGTTCATGCAATAGCACATTGCTCAGATGCATTAGCAGATAGTGTAATTTGTGATGATTTTGATCACAAAATGGTAAATGCTTTTTTATTAGCAGTTAAAGAAATGTTGAATAAGGTCGATAGACGTTTTATTGACGGAGAAGAATATTGGTTAGCTGATGTTTTTGTAAATGGATTTAAAGCAAATAAGATCAATTCTGATAATTTCGTTAATTGGATAAAATCGTTTGCTTTTGATCCTTATTCAGATGAACTTTTAGAATATTATCGATTTAATAATCTGAAGTCATTATTACAAGATATATATGTAAAATTAAATTCTATTTCATTGCTTGATCTTAATGTGAAAGAAATAGTAGAGAAAAAGTTTAATAGTGAATATTGA
- a CDS encoding GNAT family N-acetyltransferase, which translates to MNLRIKLYNERYFDQLCQVMDKALMQELKTANIERVFLQLKDAPYLDYLLNCKIYVAIKEEKLIGFVGLRPHELAFLYVDSDFQKQGIGTKLMKTALLYLDKPIKLEVFSDNFVAKSLYKKFGFKVIKTVVEKWSNEYPVDFSQDSMELK; encoded by the coding sequence ATGAATTTAAGAATTAAACTTTATAACGAGCGGTATTTTGATCAGTTATGTCAAGTAATGGATAAAGCTCTCATGCAAGAGTTAAAGACAGCTAACATAGAGCGGGTATTTTTGCAGTTGAAGGATGCACCATATTTAGATTATTTGTTAAACTGCAAAATTTATGTAGCCATTAAAGAAGAAAAATTGATCGGATTCGTTGGCTTACGACCGCATGAACTGGCATTCTTATATGTTGATTCAGATTTTCAAAAACAAGGAATTGGAACTAAGTTAATGAAAACAGCATTATTGTATTTAGATAAGCCAATTAAATTGGAAGTTTTTAGCGACAATTTTGTAGCAAAATCCCTGTATAAAAAGTTTGGTTTCAAAGTAATAAAGACAGTAGTTGAGAAATGGTCGAATGAATATCCAGTTGATTTTTCTCAGGATTCAATGGAATTGAAGTGA